A portion of the Hydractinia symbiolongicarpus strain clone_291-10 chromosome 10, HSymV2.1, whole genome shotgun sequence genome contains these proteins:
- the LOC130613187 gene encoding dynein light chain Tctex-type 5-like, whose translation MAQNKLVRRETPKINQGLSIAKVFTVSFAQGGKRDTLAVSNYDKDKPTPLSLIASPTIIRKFRRRVEEYSPEEKRKNASYNAVDNKQCITEQYLRAEDFNVEEERPRSSTWGGQEGSLSISDAIPHVIMNADPTVNDKIKRFTLNMERKSKSCKKLRELVEKVLRKNLEHCHYDARLSRKRCTHLSQILETTFKSSLNVKGTEYKVVAIVYIGEIREDGMKQSCQYNWNPHSDVFVMETYRRDDMFATGIVFATLLESREDIDSFYTFDERLENDEMML comes from the exons ATGGCGCAAAATAag TTGGTACGAAGAGAAACACCTAAAATTAACCAAGGATTGAGTATTGCGAAAGTCTTCACTGTGTCTTTTGCACAAGGTGGAAAGAGAGACACTTTGGCTGTGTCAAACTACGACAAAGACAAACCGACGCCACTGTCGCTCATAGCGTCGCCGACAATAATTAGAAAGTTTCGACGACGCGTAGAAGAATATAGTCCTGAAGAGAAACGCAAAAATGCTAGTTATAATGCTGTTGATAACAAACAATGTATAACTGAACAGTATTTGCGGGCAGAGGATTTCAATGTCGAAGAAGAGAGACCTCGCTCGAGTACGTGGGGTGGACAGGAAGGTTCGTTGTCCATTTCAGATGCCATTCCTCATGTTATAATGAACGCGGATCCCACAGTTaatgacaagataaaaagatttaCATTAAATATGGAACGAAAAtcaaaaagttgtaaaaaactgagagaattagttgaaaaagtGTTACGAAAAAATTTAGAGCATTGTCACTATGATGCACGTCTTTCTCGAAAGCGCTGTACACATTTAAGTCAAATACTAGAAACTACTTTTAAGTCAAGTCTTAATGTAAAGGGGACTGAGTACAAAGTTGTGGCCATTGTGTACATAGGTGAGATACGTGAAGATGGTATGAAGCAGTCTTGTCAATATAATTGGAATCCACATTCTGACGTATTTGTCATGGAAACCTACCGACGTGACGATATGTTTGCTACTGGCATTGTTTTTGCCACGTTGTTAGAAAGTCGAGAAGACATAGATAGCTTTTATACGTTTGACGAACGCTTAGAGAATGATGAAATGATGCTTTGA
- the LOC130613128 gene encoding uncharacterized protein LOC130613128, translating into MIAAFTLFAMLAGSQALQINPATGPTPPALDCPNSRCAGKSDGSYRIPEFPNYFVQCVSGKAHCQACWPLSLYYKEECNQCLYTPSDPCHTTKSWVPEVQYTCPDICAARGPNFKGNIRDNNEPRHYVACWNGVTVGCVNCPKPLLFNEQEGACLWEGKYLTKPL; encoded by the exons ATGATTGCTGCTTTTACTTTATTTGCAATGCTTGCTG GTTCTCAAGCACTCCAAATTAATCCCGCAACTGGCCCTACACCCCCTGCACTTGACT GTCCTAATAGCAGATGTGCTGGTAAGTCTGATGGAAGCTACAGAATTCCAGAATTTCCAAATTATTTTGTCCAGTGTGTTAGTGGAAAGGCTCATTGTCAGGCATGTTGGCCGTTGTCTTTATATTACAAAGAGGAATGCAACCAATGTTTATATACGCCATCag ATCCCTGCCACACAACAAAATCATGGGTGCCCGAAGTGCAATACACATGTCCTGATATTTGTGCTGCACGTGGACCCAATTTCAAAGGAAATATTCGCGATAATAATGAGCCTCGTCATTATGTTGCTTGCTGGAACGGAGTTACTGTTGGATGCGTCAACTGTCCAAAACCATTACTTTTCAATGAACAAGAAGGTGCTTGCTTATGGGAAGGAAAATACTTGACCAAACCATTGTAA